Proteins encoded within one genomic window of Gadus macrocephalus chromosome 16, ASM3116895v1:
- the fkrp gene encoding fukutin-related protein isoform X2, protein MRVTFCQGLLSGAIVLNLLILYFVSRAQQQMMEKRKDFGRGSRRAGLQASNLAAGLAGPVGGLAGGGAAGPEGNSRGPRVTVLLREFEHFENYVGEVARSFLRLRPELPFLAVADTLPYPPLELPEGGARLLVLYPSPDQPPQAHRPEFHVQTEFVLLVPDGVELEQGRAVERLIRELEGEGGGPVRLVAAPVQARSAAQCLHLRVSLREWTATYTAAAAGSSGSVCTALQGDAVVLLRSEDLFNLSVPLGRPLFPSLFVQTSLRGWKVKLLESPLFSARRRPLFSSAHNQWKADSGLREAAGRLMRGFGLKRLLLPDGKEQWHGCGKETARCFGTVHDDTPDYLYTDRWTPPCCLRALRETAKYVVNILEGSGVRYWLEGGSLLGAARHQDIIPWDYDVDLGVYLEDVPNCDQLKNLDSGSLVDANGYVWERAVEGDFYRVQYSEANHLHVDLWPFYPRNGVMTKDTWTEHKQDVEFPEHFLQPLVPMPFAGITAYGPNNPRAFLELKFGEGVIENPQYPNPARKRLDRSRL, encoded by the exons ATGCGTGTGACCTTCTGCCAGGGGCTGCTGTCCGGGGCCATCGTCCTGAACCTCCTCATCCTGTACTTCGTGTCCCGGGCCCAGCAGCAGATGATGGAGAAGCGGAAGGACTTCGGCCGGGGCTCCAGGAGGGCAGGTCTGCAGGCCTCCAACCTGGCGGCGGGTCTGGCGGGGCCCGTGGGCGGGCTGGCGGGGGGCGGAGCGGCCGGGCCGGAGGGGAACAGCCGCGGCCCCCGCGTCACCGTGCTCCTCCGGGAGTTTGAGCACTTTGAGAACTACGTGGGGGAGGTGGCGCGCTCCTTCCTCCGCCTGCGGCCGGAGCTGCCCTTCCTGGCCGTGGCGGACACCCTGCCCTACCCGCCCCTGGAGCTCCCCGAGGGCGGCGCCCGGCTGCTGGTGCTGTACCCCAGCCCCGACCAGCCGCCCCAGGCCCACCGGCCCGAGTTCCACGTGCAGACGGAGTTCGTGCTGCTGGTGCCGGACGgcgtggagctggagcagggcagGGCCGTGGAGCGGCTGATCCgggagctggagggggagggtggcgggCCGGTGAGGCTGGTGGCCGCCCCGGTGCAGGCCCGCTCCGCCGCCCAGTGCCTCCACCTGCGGGTCAGCCTGCGGGAGTGGACGGCCACctacacggcggcggcggcgggcagcaGCGGCAGCGTGTGCACGGCGCTGCAGGGCGACGCGGTGGTGCTGCTGCGCTCGGAGGACCTCTTCAACCTGTCGGTGCCGCTCGGCCGCCCGCTCTTCCCCTCGCTCTTCGTACAGACCTCGCTGCGGGGCTGGAAGGTCAAGCTGCTGGAGAGCCCGCTGTTCTCGGCCCGCCGGCGGCCGCTCTTCAGCTCCGCCCACAACCAGTGGAAGGCGGACTCGGGGCTGCGGGAGGCGGCCGGTCGGCTCATGAGGGGCTTCGGCCTcaagcggctgctgctgcccgaCGGGAAGGAGCAGTGGCACGGCTGCGGCAAGGAGACGGCGCGCTGCTTCGGCACGGTGCACGACGACACGCCCGACTACCTCTACACGGACCGCTGGACGCCGCCCTGCTGCCTGCGCGCGCTCCGAGAGACCGCCAAGTACGTGGTGAACATCCTGGAGGGCTCGGGCGTGCGCTACTGGCTGGAGGGCGGCAGCCTGCTGGGAGCGGCGCGCCACCAGGACATCATCCCCTGGGACTACGACGTGGACCTGGGCGTGTACCTGGAGGACGTGCCCAACTGCGACCAGCTCAAGAACCTGGACTCGGGCTCGCTGGTGGACGCCAATGGCTACGTGTGGGAGCGCGCCGTGGAGGGGGACTTCTACCGGGTGCAGTACAGCGAGGCCAACCACCTCCACGTCGACCTCTGGCCCTTCTACCCGCGCAACGGCGTGATGACCAAGGACACCTGGACCGAGCACAAGCAGGACGTGGAGTTCCCCGAGCACTTCCTGCAGCCGCTGGTGCCCATGCCCTTCGCCGGCATCACCGCCTACGGCCCCAACAACCCCCGGGCCTTCCTGGAGCTCAAGTTTGGAGAGGGGGTCATCGAGAACCCCCAGTACCCCAACCCGGCGAGGAAGAGGCTGGACCGCAGCAG GTTATGA
- the fkrp gene encoding fukutin-related protein isoform X1: protein MRVTFCQGLLSGAIVLNLLILYFVSRAQQQMMEKRKDFGRGSRRAGLQASNLAAGLAGPVGGLAGGGAAGPEGNSRGPRVTVLLREFEHFENYVGEVARSFLRLRPELPFLAVADTLPYPPLELPEGGARLLVLYPSPDQPPQAHRPEFHVQTEFVLLVPDGVELEQGRAVERLIRELEGEGGGPVRLVAAPVQARSAAQCLHLRVSLREWTATYTAAAAGSSGSVCTALQGDAVVLLRSEDLFNLSVPLGRPLFPSLFVQTSLRGWKVKLLESPLFSARRRPLFSSAHNQWKADSGLREAAGRLMRGFGLKRLLLPDGKEQWHGCGKETARCFGTVHDDTPDYLYTDRWTPPCCLRALRETAKYVVNILEGSGVRYWLEGGSLLGAARHQDIIPWDYDVDLGVYLEDVPNCDQLKNLDSGSLVDANGYVWERAVEGDFYRVQYSEANHLHVDLWPFYPRNGVMTKDTWTEHKQDVEFPEHFLQPLVPMPFAGITAYGPNNPRAFLELKFGEGVIENPQYPNPARKRLDRSRL from the coding sequence ATGCGTGTGACCTTCTGCCAGGGGCTGCTGTCCGGGGCCATCGTCCTGAACCTCCTCATCCTGTACTTCGTGTCCCGGGCCCAGCAGCAGATGATGGAGAAGCGGAAGGACTTCGGCCGGGGCTCCAGGAGGGCAGGTCTGCAGGCCTCCAACCTGGCGGCGGGTCTGGCGGGGCCCGTGGGCGGGCTGGCGGGGGGCGGAGCGGCCGGGCCGGAGGGGAACAGCCGCGGCCCCCGCGTCACCGTGCTCCTCCGGGAGTTTGAGCACTTTGAGAACTACGTGGGGGAGGTGGCGCGCTCCTTCCTCCGCCTGCGGCCGGAGCTGCCCTTCCTGGCCGTGGCGGACACCCTGCCCTACCCGCCCCTGGAGCTCCCCGAGGGCGGCGCCCGGCTGCTGGTGCTGTACCCCAGCCCCGACCAGCCGCCCCAGGCCCACCGGCCCGAGTTCCACGTGCAGACGGAGTTCGTGCTGCTGGTGCCGGACGgcgtggagctggagcagggcagGGCCGTGGAGCGGCTGATCCgggagctggagggggagggtggcgggCCGGTGAGGCTGGTGGCCGCCCCGGTGCAGGCCCGCTCCGCCGCCCAGTGCCTCCACCTGCGGGTCAGCCTGCGGGAGTGGACGGCCACctacacggcggcggcggcgggcagcaGCGGCAGCGTGTGCACGGCGCTGCAGGGCGACGCGGTGGTGCTGCTGCGCTCGGAGGACCTCTTCAACCTGTCGGTGCCGCTCGGCCGCCCGCTCTTCCCCTCGCTCTTCGTACAGACCTCGCTGCGGGGCTGGAAGGTCAAGCTGCTGGAGAGCCCGCTGTTCTCGGCCCGCCGGCGGCCGCTCTTCAGCTCCGCCCACAACCAGTGGAAGGCGGACTCGGGGCTGCGGGAGGCGGCCGGTCGGCTCATGAGGGGCTTCGGCCTcaagcggctgctgctgcccgaCGGGAAGGAGCAGTGGCACGGCTGCGGCAAGGAGACGGCGCGCTGCTTCGGCACGGTGCACGACGACACGCCCGACTACCTCTACACGGACCGCTGGACGCCGCCCTGCTGCCTGCGCGCGCTCCGAGAGACCGCCAAGTACGTGGTGAACATCCTGGAGGGCTCGGGCGTGCGCTACTGGCTGGAGGGCGGCAGCCTGCTGGGAGCGGCGCGCCACCAGGACATCATCCCCTGGGACTACGACGTGGACCTGGGCGTGTACCTGGAGGACGTGCCCAACTGCGACCAGCTCAAGAACCTGGACTCGGGCTCGCTGGTGGACGCCAATGGCTACGTGTGGGAGCGCGCCGTGGAGGGGGACTTCTACCGGGTGCAGTACAGCGAGGCCAACCACCTCCACGTCGACCTCTGGCCCTTCTACCCGCGCAACGGCGTGATGACCAAGGACACCTGGACCGAGCACAAGCAGGACGTGGAGTTCCCCGAGCACTTCCTGCAGCCGCTGGTGCCCATGCCCTTCGCCGGCATCACCGCCTACGGCCCCAACAACCCCCGGGCCTTCCTGGAGCTCAAGTTTGGAGAGGGGGTCATCGAGAACCCCCAGTACCCCAACCCGGCGAGGAAGAGGCTGGACCGCAGCAGGTTATGA